The window CGGGCCTGCCCTGACCGGGCGCGCCGGACCCGTACGGCTGCGGGTTGCCGCCTGGTTGCTGCACGGGCGTCAGGCGACCGGTCGCGTCCACACCACGCGAGCCGCCCGTCGCCTGCGGTGGCCGGGCGACCGGCGGGTTCTGCGGCCAGCCCCCCTCAGGCGCGGGCGCGGGCGCGCCACGGTGCGGAGGCTGCTGCGGCGCGCCACCCTGCGGCGGGTAGGCGCTACCACCACCACCGGCAGCAGCAGCCGCGGCGGCAGCCTCACGCTCGCGAATCTCGCGGCGCGTCATGGGACGACCCTTGTTGTCACTCATCGTGAAGACCTCGATACAGTCCGTGCTTGGCGATGTACTGGACTACGCCGTCAGGCACCAGATACCAGACCGGCAGACCCTCCTCGGCCCGACGACGACAGTCGGTCGAGGAGATGGCAAGCGCAGGAACCTCGAGTGTCGTCACACCGTCCCGAGGAAGCCCGTCCACGGTGAGCATGTGCCCCGGCCGTGTGACAGCGACGAAGTGTGCCATGTCCCAGAGCTTCTCGGCATCCTTCCACCGAAGAATCTGCTGGATGGCATCCGCTCCCGAGATGAAGAAGAGGTCCGCATCCGGGCGCTGCTTACGCAGGTCCCGGAGCGTGTCGACCGTGTAGGTGAGGCCCTCGCGGTCGATGTCGACGCGGCTCACCGTGAAGCGCGGGTTCGACGCCGTGGCGATCACCGTCATCAGATAGCGGTGCTCAGCCTGAGTGACCCGCTGCTTCTGCTTGAATCCCGGCCGGCCCGTGGGAACGAAGACGACCTGGTCCAGCCCCAGGTGGGCCACTGCCTCGCTCGCGGCCACGAGGTGGCCGTGGTGGATGGGATCGAACGTACCGCCCATCACTCCGATGCGCGGCCTGGTCCCAGTGGGGGCACTCATACGGTGGGTGCGCTCATCTGGTCGTCAGGCTCCCGTCTGGCGGATCAGTGCCGGTTGCCGACGTTGCGGAACGCGAACGTGACGACGAGTGCGGCGACGAGCGCGCCGAAGGCGATCAGGCCCATCACGATGGGATCGATCGGCTCGCTGGCGTGCTCCGAAGCGGCCTCGGCGGCCAGAACGGCGTTGTACAGCACTGGTATTCCTCCCAGTCGGACGTACTCAGGTGGGCTTTAGTCTCTCACGGACGAATTGCGGGGTGTGCACCAAAGCGTATGGGCCTCATGGCTTGATGTGCCCGTCACCGGTGACTACCCACTTGGTGGTCGTCAGCTCGGTCAGGCCCATGGGCCCTCGCGCGTGCAGCTTCTGCGTGGAGATGCCGATCTCGGCACCCAGGCCGAGCTCGGCGCCGTCGGTGAACCGGGTCGAGGCATTCACCATCACGGCCGCAGAATCCACCTCCGCCACGAACCGGTCCGCCGCCGTGATGTCCCGCGTCACTATCGCCTCCGTGTGCCCGGAGGACCAGGTGCGGATGTGCTCGATCGCCGCCTCCAGCGACGGCACCACCCGCACCCCGAGCTCGAGCGCCAGGTACTCCGTCGCCCAGTCCTCGTCCGTCGCGGGGACCATGTCGGCCCCTGCCGGTGCGAAGGCCATCGCCACCGGGTCCCCGTGCAGCACCACGCCGGCCTCGGCCAGCGCGGCGAGCGCCGCCGGGAGGAACGCCGCGGCGGCGTCCTCGTGCACCAGCAGCGTCTCGGCGGCGTTGCACACGCCGACCCGCTGGGTCTTGGCGTTCATCACTATCGCGACCGCCATGTCGACGTCAGCGGTCGCGTCCACGTAGACGTGCACGTTCCCCACACCCGTCTCGATGACGGGCACGAGGGACTCGCGCACGACGGTCTGGATGAGGTCTGCGCCGCCGCGCGGGATGAGGACGTCCACGAGGCCGCGGGCGCGCATGAGCGCCACACCGCCCGCACGGCCGTAGGCGTCGATCGACCGGACCAGGTCGGCCGGCAGGCCGCAGGCTTCCAGCGCGCCCCGCATCACCGCCACGATCACCGCGTTCGACGACGCCGCCGCGCTGCCCCCGCGCAGGATCACCGCGTTGCCGGACTTCAGGGCCAGGCCCGCGGCATCGACGGTCACGTTGGGGCGGGCCTCGTAGATCATGCCGACAACGCCCATCGGGACGCGGACCTGCCGCAGGCGCAGGCCGTTCGGCAGGGTCTGCCCGCGGACCACCTCGCCGACCGGGTCGGGCAGGCCCGAGACGTCGCGCAGCGCGCCGGCGATCTGCGCGATCCGCTCGGGGGTCAGCGCGAGGCGGTCCAGCAGACCGTCGGACATCCCGTTCGCGCGGCCCCGATCCAGGTCCTCCGCGTTGGCCGCGACGATCTGTTCCGCGGCCGCCACCAGGGCGTCCGCGATGGCACCGAGGGCGGCGTCCTTCGTCATCCGGTTCGCCGTGGCCAGGGTGCGCGAGGCGACCTTTGCGCGCCGGGCGATGTCGCGCACCGCCTCGGCCACCTCCGCGGTACGGACGTCCACGGTGCCCGGTGTCGCCTCGTCCTGGCTCACAGTCGTCATCCTTGGAGAGTACGTCGGGTGCGGGCGAATGCGGAGGTTGAACTCATCGGCCGTTCCAGCACCAGGTCGTCCCGGTGCACGACCACCCGGTCGTACCCCTCCCCGAGCTCGTCACGGAGCGAGTAGGTCGAGCGCCCCAGCAGCGCGGGGAGGTCGGTGGCGTCGAAGGCGACGAGGCCCCGGGCGACCACCGTGCCGTCGGGCGCGACGAGCTCGACCGGGTCTCCGGCGTCGAACTGCCCCTCGGCCCGGGTGATCCCAGCGGGCAGCAGCGAGGCGCGGCCGCCCAGGACGGCGCGCGCGGCGCCGTCGTCCAGGTGGAGGCGGCCCTGCGTGCGGGCGGCGTGCGCGATCCAGAGGCGGCGCGCCGAGGTGCGGCGTCCGGTGGCGGCGAAGAACGTACCGACGTCGTCCCCGGCGAGGGCGGAGGCGGCGTTCGCCGTGAGGGTGAGGACGGCGGGCACCCCCGCGCCGGTGGCGATCCGCACCGACTCCAGCTTGGTGACCATGCCGCCCGTGCCGACGGCGCTGCCGGGCGCTGTCACCTCGACGGCC is drawn from Promicromonospora sp. Populi and contains these coding sequences:
- a CDS encoding glutamate-5-semialdehyde dehydrogenase codes for the protein MTTVSQDEATPGTVDVRTAEVAEAVRDIARRAKVASRTLATANRMTKDAALGAIADALVAAAEQIVAANAEDLDRGRANGMSDGLLDRLALTPERIAQIAGALRDVSGLPDPVGEVVRGQTLPNGLRLRQVRVPMGVVGMIYEARPNVTVDAAGLALKSGNAVILRGGSAAASSNAVIVAVMRGALEACGLPADLVRSIDAYGRAGGVALMRARGLVDVLIPRGGADLIQTVVRESLVPVIETGVGNVHVYVDATADVDMAVAIVMNAKTQRVGVCNAAETLLVHEDAAAAFLPAALAALAEAGVVLHGDPVAMAFAPAGADMVPATDEDWATEYLALELGVRVVPSLEAAIEHIRTWSSGHTEAIVTRDITAADRFVAEVDSAAVMVNASTRFTDGAELGLGAEIGISTQKLHARGPMGLTELTTTKWVVTGDGHIKP
- the nadD gene encoding nicotinate-nucleotide adenylyltransferase codes for the protein MSAPTGTRPRIGVMGGTFDPIHHGHLVAASEAVAHLGLDQVVFVPTGRPGFKQKQRVTQAEHRYLMTVIATASNPRFTVSRVDIDREGLTYTVDTLRDLRKQRPDADLFFISGADAIQQILRWKDAEKLWDMAHFVAVTRPGHMLTVDGLPRDGVTTLEVPALAISSTDCRRRAEEGLPVWYLVPDGVVQYIAKHGLYRGLHDE